The proteins below come from a single Miscanthus floridulus cultivar M001 chromosome 1, ASM1932011v1, whole genome shotgun sequence genomic window:
- the LOC136548958 gene encoding vegetative cell wall protein gp1-like: protein MENVLLDRSSSRSLEFPKRFLGRSRRGPAGARPVVPGGGSYSSFPTWQPYNHLQKGGAWTSAPTLPYARSPTPMIYSSPSLPLLPSNQPPLLPLPPIATKYATFPGLPAAPPQPPPAPRAAGRAAAATTTVSAAAAPAPAPPRQRDRRRRPTRPPPPTMERSAPQKKPLERATPLPPAPVVTEALDDLEQEVARNFVQDLLHVLAPPPSSLPLPSFSLVVKASPARDTRLVAPAAPSCNVEAATADGIRGLLRL from the coding sequence ATGGAAAACGTTCTCCTGGATCGATCATCTAGCAGAAGCCTTGAGTTCCCGAAGAGGTTCCTTGGTCGCAGCCGGCGGGGGCCAGCTGGCGCGAGGCCGGTGGTGCCGGGCGGCGGCTCCTACAGCTCCTTCCCGACGTGGCAGCCATACAATCACCTGCAGAAAGGTGGCGCTTGGACCTCCGCTCCCACGCTTCCATACGCGAGGTCTCCGACTCCGATGATATACTCGTCGCCATCTCTTCCTCTCCTGCCGTCCAACCAACCGCCGCTCCTGCCGCTCCCACCCATCGCCACCAAGTACGCCACTTTCCCCGGCCTACCAGCAGCTCCACCCCAaccaccgccggcgccacgcgccGCCGGCAGGGCAGCAGCGGCAACGACCACagtttcagcagcagcagcaccagcccctgcgccgccgcgccagagggacaggaggaggaggccgacaaggccgccgccgccgacgatggAGAGGTCCGCACCGCAGAAGAAGCCGCTGGAGCGGGCGACGCCTCTACCGCCAGCGCCAGTGGTGACGGAAGCACTGGACGACCTCGAGCAGGAGGTGGCCAGGAACTTCGTTCAGGACCTGCTGCACGTGCTGGCGCCGCCGCCAAGCAGCCTGCCGCTGCCCAGCTTCTCCCTCGTCGTGAAAGCGTCCCCTGCCAGGGACACCAGATTGGTGGCGCCGGCCGCGCCGTCCTGCAACGTGGAGGCCGCCACCGCCGACGGCATCCGCGGCCTCCTCCGTCTGTAG